In Cyprinus carpio isolate SPL01 chromosome A1, ASM1834038v1, whole genome shotgun sequence, the following proteins share a genomic window:
- the LOC109067051 gene encoding interferon gamma receptor 1-like isoform X4 — MRIQIYISVTVLILIHKSVSEAVSRPSPPASVSIQCDSYGVEVRWEYPDLDQDVQFQVKVIHDYNERTSNITQNLTQSRRLNISNMLFNPEYNRYYVTVTAVRGGEESEPTLSDIFSYNKYATAKIMCYLDFPEVELSPKDGKLHVQFTNPLQLYRNSPALRGLTDNLKYFIETEGKNKTSETCEMKQNTCETSVVFSEYRGEYCVNLTGKIGQRFFNLRSSCFTGDIRNYPPVTVYVYPVLGVVLTLLFITGIIMLLVSMCNSEMKKKVHLMFQYFTDFSTQPAEECRTLRVEPEAYSVVKIEQSENTKEQDPFLEMSDDELPSSTKGLGSGELEVKSPYGPNDLVGSEQSNLSDFYDCPHAPGKK, encoded by the exons CTGTGAGTCGCCCGTCTCCTCCTGCTAGCGTGTCGATTCAGTGTGACAGCTATGGAGTTGAAGTTCGATGGGAATATCCTGATCTTGATCAGGACGTCCAATTCCAGGTGAAGGTGATACACGATTACAATGAAAG GACCTCTAATATTACACAAAATCTGACACAAAGTCGGCGTTTAAACATATCCAATATGCTGTTTAATCCAGAATACAACCGCTACTATGTCACTGTGACAGCTGTGCGAGGAGGAGAGGAGTCAGAGCCGACACTATCAGATATCTTCAGCTATAATAAATATGCTACCGCCAAAATTATGT GTTATTTGGATTTTCCTGAGGTTGAACTTTCTCCCAAAGATGGCAAACTTCACGTCCAGTTCACCAACCCTCTTCAGCTGTACAGAAACTCACCGGCTCTGCGCGGCCTCACCGATAATCTGAAATACTTTATTGAAACAGAA GGGAAGAATAAAACCTCTGAAACCTGTGAAATGAAGCAAAATACATGCGAGACGTCCGTTGTGTTTTCTGAGTACAGAGGCGAATACTGCGTCAATCTGACTGGAAAGATCGGACAGAGATTTTTCAATCTGAGAAGCAGCTGTTTCACAGGAGACATAAGAAACT ATCCTCCGGTCACCGTGTATGTGTATCCAGTTCTGGGGGTTGTTTTAACGCTGCTGTTCATTACTGGTATCATTATGCTGCTAGTGTCAATGTGCAACTCAGAAATGAAGAAGAAAGTTCACCTTATGttccagtattttact GATTTCAGTACACAACCAGCCGAGGAGTGCAGAACTCTGAGAGTGGAGCCAGAGGCTTACAGTGTTGTGAAGATCGAACAGTCCGAGAACACTAAAGAACAAGACCCGTTTCTTGAGATGAGCGATGACGAATTGCCCTCCAGTACCAAAGGTCTGGGAAGTGGTGAATTGGAAGTTAAAAGCCCCTATGGGCCTAATGACCTTGTTGGAAGTGAGCAGAGCAACCTGTCTGACTTTTATGACTGTCCACATGCTCCCGGAAAAAAATAG